A stretch of Henckelia pumila isolate YLH828 chromosome 4, ASM3356847v2, whole genome shotgun sequence DNA encodes these proteins:
- the LOC140867243 gene encoding uncharacterized protein — MSGWCMSRAATRVCIRVRSRVRVRSPSQHYEKTASFIKEEDKFELSNQINKLGLGGGLPASECGNRVMVVVDSSPEARGALDWVLSHTVQSQDKIILLHVAKQDATTNGETNQRAYDLLRSSKSMCQLKRPEVQVEMAVREGNEKGPIIVEEAKRLKASLLVLGQQKQSLLWRLRLIWNRKRRSRVVDYCIQYANCMTIAVRRKNRKHGGYLITTKRHKNFWLLA, encoded by the exons ATGTCGGGCTGGTGTATGAGTCGTGCCGCGACTCGTGTCTGTATTCGTGTCCGTTCTCGTGTTCGTGTCCGTTCGCCTTCCCAGCATTACGAGAAGACTGCGAGTTTTATCAAGGAAGAAGATAAATTTGAGTTGTCGAATCAAATCAACAAGTTGGGTTTGGGTGGTGGTTTACCTGCGTCTGAATGCGGGAACAGAGTCATGGTCGTGGTTGATTCGAGCCCAGAGGCTAGAGGAGCGCTGGATTGGGTGCTCTCTCACACTGTTCAAAGCCAGGATAAAATCATTCTTCTGCATGTTGCAAAACAAG ATGCAACAACAAATGGGGAAACCAATCAACGGGCGTATGATCTTCTTCGCTCGTCCAAAAGTATGTGCCAGTTAAAAAGACCTGAG GTGCAAGTTGAGATGGCAGTACGAGAAGGAAACGAAAAGGGACCGATTATCGTTGAAGAAGCTAAAAGACTGAAGGCCTCACTGCTAGTTCTGGGGCAGCAAAAGCAATCACTGCTATGGCGTCTACGGTTGATATGGAACagaaaaagaagaagccgagtgGTCGATTACTGCATCCAATATGCTAACTGCATGACAATTGCAGTGAGAAggaaaaatcgaaaacatgGAGGCTATTTGATTACAACAAAGCGTCACAAGAATTTTTGGCTTCTTGCTTAG